A stretch of DNA from Halorubrum sp. BOL3-1:
ACTGGACGCTCCTCTCGGTCCACGTCGGGTTCGGTCTCGCGCTCGTCCCGCTCGTGGCCGCGCACGCGTCGACCCGGTTTCGACTCCCCCGCCGAGTCGACTTCGAGCGCCGGCGGACCGCGGTGCGGTACTTCGCGCTGCTCGCCGCCGGCGGCGCGACCTACCGGCTCCAGCAGGGGATCAACGACGCGCTCGACACGACCGGCGCGGACCGGCGGTTCACCGGCTCGCAGCCCCGCGAAGGCGCGGGCAACGCCGCGTTCCCGATCACCTCGTGGGTCGCGGACGACCCCGACCCGATCGATCGCGACGACTACCGGTTGGTGGTCAACGGCCTCGTGAGCGACCCCGCGGAACCGACCGCCGTCGACCTCGCCGCCGGCCACGAGACCGAGGCGCTGCTCGACTGTACGAGCGGCTGGTACACCGTTCAGGAGTGGAGCGGGGTCCGCGTCGGTGACCTGCTCGGCGCGGCCGGAAAAGTGGGTAAAGAAGCCGCTTACGTCCGGTTCGTCTCCGTGACGGGGTACCGGTGGAGTCTCCCGCTTGACGAGGCCGAAGACGCCCTGCTCGCGACGCGCGTCGGCGGCGAGCCGCTCTCGCACGGGCACGGCGCGCCCGCCCGACTCGTGGCTCCCGGCCGCCGCGGCTTCCAGTGGGTGAAGTGGGTGACGCGCGTCGAGGTCCGGGCGGAGTACGACCTCGGGCAGTGGGTCGTGACGCTGGTGAGCGGCTTCGACTAACGCGTCTCAGACGAAGTCGACCGCCCCGGTAAACTGGCCGACGTTCCGGCCGTCACCGTCTTGCCCTCACGTTTCAGTTCCCGACGCTTCTCTCTCGCACGTTCGGCCGCGTCTATCCCTTCCCAGAGGCCTGCGCCGGCATACACGTCTCGTCGACGGCTACCGAGTAGCCGTGTCAGCAACTCGTCGAACGTCTCTTCATCTCGCTCGAGAGACTCGAGTGCGACGTACGTTTCGGGATCGATCTGAGTTCTCTCGGGCATGGTCGTTTGAGTGACTCACTCGTACTCGCTCCCGACGACTTCGCGGATGCGCTCCGCGGTCACCGACCCGACGCCGTCGACCGTCATGAGGTCCTCCTCGTTCGCGGTCATCACCCCCTCGACGGTGCGGAAGTGTTCCAGAAGCGAGCGGGCCGTGACCGGCCCGATGTCGGCGATGGAGGAGACGACGTACTCCTGCTGTTCCGCCCGGGTCTTCGTCGTCTTCTCCCCGTGGACGCTCACTTCGCGGTCGCGCGTCTCCTGTTCCCGTTTCGCGATCGTCGCGAGCAGTTCGGTGGTGTCTCCCTCGCCTTCGGTCCGGAGGACGCTCACGTCGAAGTCGACCGCGAGCGACGCGAGCGCGCCGCGGACCGCGTTGGGGTCGATGTCGCGCTGGCCGTAGAGGTTCGTTCCCTCGACGACCATCACGGGTCGGGCGTACGCCCGCGAGAGCTCTCCGACCTGCTCGAACATCGAACGGTCGGCGTCGAGCATCGAGTCGACGAAGTCGGCCGCCGACTTGCGCTCGACCGCGACGCGGTCCGAGAGCACGTAGTCACCGACCGCGAGCGTCTCCAACCGGGTGACGAGCCCGTCGCGCGTCGAGAGGTCCTTCGCGATCGCGGAGTCGAGTTCGCGCTGGTCGACGATGACCTCGACGCCCTCGCCGACGCCGGCGGTCGCGACGATACCGTCGTCGGCGCCGTCGGCGCTGTCGACGTCGTCTTCCACGTCGGTGTCGCCCGCTTCGGACGCGTCGCTCCCCTCGTCCCCGCCGTCGCCCGCCTCGTCGGTATCCCCGTCCCGCGCTTCCGCCGCGAAGTCGGTGAGGCCGGCGTCGTCACCGTCGGTGGCCTTACCGGCGTCGTCGGTAGCTCCCGCGTCGGCGCCGTCGCCCTCGTCCCCGGACTCCCCGGAGAACGCGTCGAGACCGGCCTGCCCGTCGTCGCCGACGGTCTCTTCGATGTCGTCGGTGGCCTCCTTCAGCTCCGCGAGCTGGCTGGCCATCTCCTTCTCGCGGCGCCGCGAGATCCAGAAGAACGCCTCGTCGCGGGTGTCCTCGGCCATCAGCACGACGACCTTCCCCTCCGCCTGCCGGCCGGTCCGACCCTTGCGCTGGATCGAGCGGATCGCGGTCGGGACCGGCTCGTAGAAGCAGACGAGGTCGACCTCGGGCACGTCCAACCCCTCCTCCGCGACCGACGTGGAGACGAGCACCTCGAAATCGCCGGCCTTGAACGCGTCGAGCGTCTCCTGCTGCTGTTTCTGGCTCATCCCGTCGGACCCCTCCTTGTCGCCCTGCCCGACGAACTTCCGCACGTCGAAGCTCGCGGAGAGGAACTCCACGAGCGCCTCGGCGGTGTCGCGGGACTCGGTGAAGAGGATCGCGCGCTCGCCCTCGTTGATCCCGAGCGTCTCCGCCAGCAGGATCCGAGCCTTCGAGAACTTCGGGTGGAGCCCGTCGAACGACTCCGCCTTCCGCATGGCTTCCCGCACCTTCGGGTCCGCGACCATCCGCTGGCTCGCCTTCGAGGCGCCCGACGAGCGGGCGGCCTCGCGCTGACGCTCGAAGTAGCGCCGGACGGACTCGACCGACTGGGTCTCGACCAGCTCGGTCGCGCGCCGGAGCTTCATCACCTCCGCGTGGGTGGACATGCCCTTGTACCCGTCCGACTGGTCGTTGTCCATCATCTTCTTGAGCTTCCCCCGCATCCCGTTGAGGTCCTTCTGCGAGAGGTCGGGGTTCGTCGTGTTCGTCACCCCGAGCTGCTTCAGTTTCTCTAACCGGTCCGTGATCACCTCGTTGAGCGCGTCGCGGATCTCTAAGACCTCGTCGGGAAGCGTCACCTGCTCCCACCGGACCTCGGTGTCGTGGGTGTACTCGTCGACGTCGGCGTCCTCCTCGGTCATCACCTCGACGTTCGCGAGTCCGAGGTTCTCACACACCGTCTCGATCTCCTCGGTGTCGCCGCCGGGCGAGGCCGACATCCCGGTAACGAGGGGGTCGGCCGCGTCGGCGTGGTAGCGCTCCGCGATGTACACGTACGCGTAGTCGCCGGTCGCGCGGTGGCACTCGTCGAAGGTGAGGTGGGTCACGCCGCGCAGCGAGATCCGGTTGCCGACCAGGTCGTTCTCGACGACTTGCGGCGTCGCGATCACGATCCGGGCGTCCTCCCAGACGGCGGCGCGGTCGGCCGGCTTCACGTCGCCGGTGAACACGGCGACCTCGTCGTCGGGGATCTCCAGCGCCTCGCGGTAGAAGTCGGCGTGCTGTTGGACGAGGGGCTTGGTGGGGGCCAGAAACAGCGACTTGCCGCCCGCCTCGTGGAGCCGCTCGGCGGTGACGAGCAGGCTGACCGCCGTCTTGCCGAGGCCGGTCGGGAGACAGACGAGCGTGTGTTCGTCGGCGGCGGCGTCCGCCAACCGGAGCTGGTAGCGGCGTCGCTGTAAGAACCCGTCGACGAGCAGGGGTCGGTCGATCCCGGCGGCTTCGGTCGCCATCGGCGGTGTTTCGCCGCCTTCGGACTAAAGCCTTCGCGAAGCGGGGTGAAAGTTATTTATCACCGGAGCGCTCCCCTCGGAGCTCGTCCGGCACGTTCTCGTCAACCAGCTGCGCCCACTCCGCGAGCCGGTCGCCGGATCTCGTCTGCGCACTCATTACGCGTCAGATCTCCATGGTACGTATTAACGCTTACCCCTATTCTACACGATTTAACATCGGCTCGGGACTCTCTCCTCCCACCCGTCCGCGACGCGAACCGTTCCCGCTCGACCGCGACTCGTACTCCTTTTACCCCTCACGCGTCTCGGGCAGTCATGAGCAACCTCGACGAGTTCCTCGCGGGCGAGCGGCTCGACGACGTGGTCTTCTACGTGAGCGACGCGTACCTCGACGACGACTCCCGGCTGCGGGAGGTCGGCAGCGAGGTCGACGGGGGCGTCCGACTGATACTCGACGGCGAGACCGGTCGGTCCGCGTTCCAGGCCGGCACGGGCATGGGTGCGATGGAGTTCGCGAAGACGGCGATGGGCGCCGAGGGCGAGATCGCGCGCTCGCTCGACGACGGGGCGTGTCCCTCCGCCGCGGAGACGCCCGAGGACGACCACGAGATCCGGTTCGTCTTCGCGTTCGCGGAGGCGCAAAACGAGGATGTCGGTGGTCTCTACGCCGAGGGTGACGTGGTCCACGCGTACGCCCACTGTACCTGCGGCGAGAGCTACTCGCACAAGTGGGTCGTCGGCGACCGCGACGACTGAGTCGAGACGACCGAACCGCGACGACCGAAAAACCGACCGCGCGAGCGCGCCGTCTGCGCTCAGTTCTGCGCTACTCCCGTTCGGGCGCGTCGTCTTCCGGCACCGCGCCCTCGACGAGCGACTGGTCGCCGTACTGCTCTCGGAGGTCCTTCTTCGAGAACTTCCCGGTGGCGGTCTTCGGTACCTCGTCGATGAACTCCACCGCGTCCGGCACCCACCACTTGGGGTACTCCTCGCGGAGTCCGGTCTCGATCCGGTCGACGAGTTCCTCGCGTTCGACGCCGTCGGCCACGACGACGAACGCCACGGGGCGCTCCTGCCAGCGCTCGTGGGGAACGCCGACCACGGCCGCCTCGCTGACGCCGTCGTACGCCATGATCGCGTTCTCCAGCTCGACGCTGGAGATCCACTCACCGCCGGACTTGATCACGTCTTTGGTGCGGTCGACGAGCTGCATGTAGCCGTCCCCGTCGACGGTGACCACGTCGCCCGTCTTCAGCCAGCCGTCGACGAACTCCTGCTCGTTGGCTTCCGGGCGCTTGAAGTACTCCTTCGTGACCCACGGACCACGGATCCGGAGCTCACCGAACGCCTCGCCGTCCCACGGGATCTCCTCGCCGTCCTCGTCTATCACCTCGAACTCCAGGCCGGGGGCGACGAGCCCCTGTTTCGCCCGCTTGTCCACCTGCGTCTCGTAGTCGGCGCCGCGCAGGTCGTCCTTGAGGTGCGAGACGGTGCCGATCGGTGAGACCTCGGTCATCCCCCACGCGTGGAGCACCTCGACGCCGCGGTCGTCGTACCACTCGATCAGCGCCTTCGGCGCGGCCGCGCCGCCGACGATAACCGTGTCGAGCGCCGAGAGGTCCACCTCGTTCCCCGCCTCGATGTACTCGCGGAGGCCGAGCCACACCGTCGGGACGCCCGCCGAGATCGTCACGCCCTCCTCTTCGATCAGCGCCGCGAGGTCGGCCGGGTCCGGCGACGGTCCCGGGTAGACGTGTTTCGCGCCCGCGGCGGCCGCGGTGAACGGCATTCCCCACGCGTTGACGTGGAACATGGGGACGACCGGCATGACGACGTCGGAGTCCTCCATCGGGATCCCCTGCGGCGTCTGGGAGGCCATCGTGTGGCTCCACAGCATCGACTGGGTGTACTCGACGCCCTTCGGCTTCCCCGTCGTCCCCGAGGTGTAACAGAGACCGGCGGGCTGGTCGCCGTCGAGGTCGGGCCAGTCGTACTCGGTCGGCCGGTCCGCGATGAACTCCTCGTAGGCGGGGGCGTCGAGCGCGTCGATTCCCTCCGACCCCATCGCGACAAAGTCGACGCCCTCGAACTCCGCGGCGCCCTCGGCGGCGCTCGCGATCTTGTCGGCCAGCGAGGGGTCGACGAAGACGATCTCGTCGTCGGCGTCGTCGACGATGTACCGGATGTGCTCGTCCGGCAGCAGGGGGTTGATCGTGTGGAGCTGTGCGCCGGTGTTCGGGACGCCGAAGTACGTCTCGAAGTGTCGCGTGTGGTTCCAACAGAACGTCGCGACGCGGTCGCCGTCCTCGATCCCGTGGTCGTCTAAGGCGTTCGCGAGCCGCGCCGTCCGGTCGGCGTACTCGGCGTACGTGTGTCGCGTGCGCCCCTCGTGG
This window harbors:
- a CDS encoding molybdopterin-dependent oxidoreductase — its product is MAATDRLRDAFDRLEPPPRAVDWSLFAFVAAETVTGLVSFTVGVPEGWPLFWLHRALGVGIVALLAWKLARVRRRLTDPSLWRRSTALSVLTLVAAVGALATGVAWVFGLDVRLSYWTLLSVHVGFGLALVPLVAAHASTRFRLPRRVDFERRRTAVRYFALLAAGGATYRLQQGINDALDTTGADRRFTGSQPREGAGNAAFPITSWVADDPDPIDRDDYRLVVNGLVSDPAEPTAVDLAAGHETEALLDCTSGWYTVQEWSGVRVGDLLGAAGKVGKEAAYVRFVSVTGYRWSLPLDEAEDALLATRVGGEPLSHGHGAPARLVAPGRRGFQWVKWVTRVEVRAEYDLGQWVVTLVSGFD
- a CDS encoding DEAD/DEAH box helicase codes for the protein MATEAAGIDRPLLVDGFLQRRRYQLRLADAAADEHTLVCLPTGLGKTAVSLLVTAERLHEAGGKSLFLAPTKPLVQQHADFYREALEIPDDEVAVFTGDVKPADRAAVWEDARIVIATPQVVENDLVGNRISLRGVTHLTFDECHRATGDYAYVYIAERYHADAADPLVTGMSASPGGDTEEIETVCENLGLANVEVMTEEDADVDEYTHDTEVRWEQVTLPDEVLEIRDALNEVITDRLEKLKQLGVTNTTNPDLSQKDLNGMRGKLKKMMDNDQSDGYKGMSTHAEVMKLRRATELVETQSVESVRRYFERQREAARSSGASKASQRMVADPKVREAMRKAESFDGLHPKFSKARILLAETLGINEGERAILFTESRDTAEALVEFLSASFDVRKFVGQGDKEGSDGMSQKQQQETLDAFKAGDFEVLVSTSVAEEGLDVPEVDLVCFYEPVPTAIRSIQRKGRTGRQAEGKVVVLMAEDTRDEAFFWISRRREKEMASQLAELKEATDDIEETVGDDGQAGLDAFSGESGDEGDGADAGATDDAGKATDGDDAGLTDFAAEARDGDTDEAGDGGDEGSDASEAGDTDVEDDVDSADGADDGIVATAGVGEGVEVIVDQRELDSAIAKDLSTRDGLVTRLETLAVGDYVLSDRVAVERKSAADFVDSMLDADRSMFEQVGELSRAYARPVMVVEGTNLYGQRDIDPNAVRGALASLAVDFDVSVLRTEGEGDTTELLATIAKREQETRDREVSVHGEKTTKTRAEQQEYVVSSIADIGPVTARSLLEHFRTVEGVMTANEEDLMTVDGVGSVTAERIREVVGSEYE
- a CDS encoding DUF5807 family protein; translation: MSNLDEFLAGERLDDVVFYVSDAYLDDDSRLREVGSEVDGGVRLILDGETGRSAFQAGTGMGAMEFAKTAMGAEGEIARSLDDGACPSAAETPEDDHEIRFVFAFAEAQNEDVGGLYAEGDVVHAYAHCTCGESYSHKWVVGDRDD
- a CDS encoding long-chain fatty acid--CoA ligase, producing the protein MPGGHSQTLRPFMWRAERLYPDTEIVSRTHEGRTRHTYAEYADRTARLANALDDHGIEDGDRVATFCWNHTRHFETYFGVPNTGAQLHTINPLLPDEHIRYIVDDADDEIVFVDPSLADKIASAAEGAAEFEGVDFVAMGSEGIDALDAPAYEEFIADRPTEYDWPDLDGDQPAGLCYTSGTTGKPKGVEYTQSMLWSHTMASQTPQGIPMEDSDVVMPVVPMFHVNAWGMPFTAAAAGAKHVYPGPSPDPADLAALIEEEGVTISAGVPTVWLGLREYIEAGNEVDLSALDTVIVGGAAAPKALIEWYDDRGVEVLHAWGMTEVSPIGTVSHLKDDLRGADYETQVDKRAKQGLVAPGLEFEVIDEDGEEIPWDGEAFGELRIRGPWVTKEYFKRPEANEQEFVDGWLKTGDVVTVDGDGYMQLVDRTKDVIKSGGEWISSVELENAIMAYDGVSEAAVVGVPHERWQERPVAFVVVADGVEREELVDRIETGLREEYPKWWVPDAVEFIDEVPKTATGKFSKKDLREQYGDQSLVEGAVPEDDAPERE